In one window of Pseudodesulfovibrio sediminis DNA:
- a CDS encoding class I adenylate cyclase: MGLPLANIRTIAARIREFPTRSVLNNTPTIDGLTLEFIDWCTQSTRVLRPDAAPFAEIVRSLHAIADRSSDIRTVQHCLHAMVHSGRFGRILSSRFITSKSVPLHKLDLAVSAWPAPDRLALAHEMLLNYPGNNDRETLIWLESLLQPLVASDPVELAPFVASLGERGEPLAFPVKQALTNGLFGKWVNTRIANGTSGQELQDLCRIINALGDAHYAEILAKSIETKRIIPNARVLRTIAAVGEAGNKTILTMLLKQLSNASNGLAGACLDAIIAQGHHQAGKLLASVRTKMPGLKQTAIARSPLLGDVGYAQYIRSLPEEDRMDAHLESLSILEFIAPDFTRNISRHDICKSNSSRSFKKTQPHAAAVEKQKATTPSQAGLLSRIFKNKPKTLEVLLPKFRNIRDMELPGSKVIEDDLDGRAFVNLNLTASLFSKTTFLRTKISTSTLTDTRFNDCVCTGTTFSGVDFSGSTFSNIQFTKCTFTDCTFTDATLADSSFDECRLRGCSFGDTAVHAVSMNMTEFTLSSLAGCAFHNCRLRTTRFTAIDFSFAEFVCTDFHGVEFLESVLHAIYIRGCTMQGVEFPKSTVTRSIVKNSDVSHPLLLANRIRQMTLFARDAEAGATPRTKQTDPFQAQKTLAMWSRELTFMRRERRMLDNNRTRLARAIQTMDRDQHIFLRILPLLLDTSIFEHRFGLEEIPSCRVWGYESCLTPLELARRYFDAPLHRDTSPDVRILAVYAMGSLGTVAQTPQSDIDCWVCYDGDLTINQEKGLRRKLEALGLWAESEFRLEAHFYPMRMDDVRDNRFLSGDEESSGSAQALLLKEEFYRTALKLAGKNIAWWIAPAGTSKKGYENCIHASRRYPMSGKPRLEDFGYLAPVPPDEYFGGSLWQIVKAMRAPFKSVLKLGLLETYAAPGASALSLCDRIKKNLVSNRRGKLDTDPYTALFSTLHTYYLRRKQTNTAALLKESFRLKANLSEIPFFMNLPTRAEDDSLISVLFGSGYVEPDRITGSNRAWPFEKSLMMGASVRQYMVDTYQRIQSGLSTKGATKAHINSEDLTRMGRRIGANFSKKKHKVMRVPFMDAKGSTFPILHFSTVKSTGKPTIWTVRGGSSIEAKQSAEAMQMLHRTHDPIHILSWLLANRIYHPKSLLQADRSIAPISVADLQKVMATLHDFFPFERTFERDINDGLKSERITRAFFILNLTSPHDINRIEEATVIYATNWGEMFCRSFQRPGQMLEANATQFLTQKLDQPITDAIALGLFIPRGSQCRRISLG, translated from the coding sequence ATGGGCTTACCACTGGCAAACATACGCACCATTGCGGCACGCATTCGAGAATTCCCGACACGGTCGGTGTTGAATAACACTCCAACCATCGACGGATTGACTCTGGAATTTATCGACTGGTGTACCCAATCCACCAGGGTGCTTCGCCCAGACGCCGCACCTTTTGCCGAAATAGTCCGCAGCCTTCATGCCATAGCAGACCGCAGTTCCGACATACGCACAGTCCAGCACTGTCTTCACGCCATGGTTCACTCAGGGCGGTTCGGCCGTATTCTCAGTTCCCGGTTCATCACCAGTAAATCGGTCCCTCTGCACAAACTGGACCTCGCTGTCAGCGCATGGCCTGCGCCGGATCGACTCGCACTGGCCCATGAAATGCTGCTGAATTATCCCGGCAATAATGACAGGGAAACCCTGATCTGGCTTGAAAGTCTGCTCCAACCGCTTGTGGCAAGCGATCCTGTAGAACTGGCTCCCTTTGTCGCCTCATTGGGAGAACGGGGTGAACCCCTGGCCTTCCCGGTCAAGCAAGCCCTCACGAACGGGTTGTTCGGCAAATGGGTAAATACGCGCATAGCCAATGGTACCAGCGGGCAGGAGCTTCAGGACCTCTGCCGCATCATCAACGCGCTCGGTGATGCACACTATGCAGAGATTTTGGCCAAATCCATAGAGACCAAACGCATCATACCAAACGCACGGGTTTTGCGGACGATTGCAGCGGTCGGCGAAGCGGGCAACAAGACCATCCTGACCATGCTCCTCAAACAGCTTTCCAACGCATCAAATGGTCTGGCCGGAGCGTGCCTGGATGCCATTATCGCCCAGGGGCACCATCAGGCCGGCAAGTTACTCGCTTCGGTCCGAACAAAGATGCCCGGCCTGAAACAGACAGCGATCGCGCGAAGCCCTCTGCTGGGCGATGTGGGCTATGCCCAGTACATTCGTTCGTTACCAGAAGAAGACAGAATGGACGCCCACCTGGAATCGCTGTCTATCCTCGAATTCATCGCACCGGACTTTACGCGCAACATCAGTCGCCATGACATTTGCAAAAGCAATTCCTCCCGTTCGTTCAAAAAAACGCAGCCCCACGCCGCTGCCGTTGAAAAGCAGAAAGCCACCACACCATCACAGGCCGGACTTCTCTCCCGCATTTTCAAGAATAAACCCAAAACACTGGAAGTCCTACTGCCGAAATTCCGCAACATACGCGACATGGAATTACCCGGTTCCAAGGTCATCGAGGACGATCTGGATGGTCGCGCCTTCGTCAACCTGAACCTGACCGCATCCCTTTTCAGCAAAACGACCTTCCTGCGCACCAAAATCAGTACAAGTACATTGACGGACACACGCTTCAACGACTGCGTCTGCACCGGGACGACATTTTCCGGTGTGGACTTCAGCGGTTCCACTTTTTCCAACATCCAGTTCACGAAATGTACCTTTACCGATTGCACATTCACCGATGCGACCCTGGCTGACAGTTCCTTTGATGAATGCAGACTGCGGGGGTGTTCATTCGGCGACACGGCAGTGCACGCCGTATCCATGAACATGACCGAGTTCACTTTGTCATCTCTGGCTGGATGCGCTTTCCACAACTGCCGTCTGCGCACCACACGATTCACGGCAATTGATTTTTCCTTCGCCGAGTTTGTATGCACCGATTTTCATGGAGTCGAGTTTCTGGAATCCGTGCTCCACGCCATCTACATCCGTGGTTGCACCATGCAAGGCGTTGAATTCCCCAAGAGCACGGTGACCCGCTCTATCGTCAAGAATTCCGACGTCTCCCATCCGCTACTCCTAGCCAACCGCATACGACAAATGACCTTGTTTGCCCGCGATGCCGAGGCCGGTGCTACTCCCAGGACAAAACAGACCGATCCGTTCCAGGCTCAGAAAACGCTGGCAATGTGGTCCCGCGAATTGACGTTCATGCGGCGAGAGCGACGCATGCTCGACAACAACCGCACGCGCCTCGCCCGGGCCATCCAGACCATGGACCGCGATCAGCACATCTTTCTTCGCATTCTCCCCCTCCTGCTGGACACTTCCATATTCGAGCACCGGTTCGGCCTTGAGGAGATCCCTTCATGTCGAGTCTGGGGGTATGAATCCTGTCTGACTCCGCTGGAACTTGCCCGGCGGTACTTCGACGCGCCCCTGCATCGGGATACGAGCCCGGATGTCCGCATTCTGGCGGTCTACGCAATGGGAAGCCTGGGTACCGTGGCACAAACGCCTCAATCAGACATCGACTGCTGGGTCTGCTACGACGGCGACCTGACCATCAATCAGGAAAAAGGCCTCAGACGAAAGCTGGAAGCACTGGGCCTGTGGGCGGAGAGCGAGTTCAGGTTGGAAGCGCACTTCTACCCTATGCGCATGGACGATGTGCGAGACAACCGGTTCCTGTCTGGCGATGAAGAAAGTTCCGGATCGGCCCAGGCTCTGCTCCTCAAGGAGGAATTTTATCGCACGGCCCTCAAGCTGGCCGGGAAAAATATCGCCTGGTGGATCGCTCCGGCAGGGACGAGCAAAAAAGGATATGAGAACTGCATCCATGCTTCCAGGCGATACCCCATGTCCGGTAAACCGCGCCTGGAGGATTTCGGTTATCTCGCCCCGGTGCCACCGGACGAATACTTCGGAGGCTCACTATGGCAGATTGTCAAAGCCATGCGCGCGCCGTTCAAGTCCGTGCTCAAACTCGGCCTGCTTGAGACATATGCCGCACCGGGAGCTTCAGCCCTGTCACTGTGTGACCGCATCAAGAAAAATCTCGTAAGCAACAGGCGAGGAAAGCTCGACACCGACCCGTATACGGCCCTGTTTTCCACCCTGCACACCTATTATCTGCGACGGAAACAGACCAATACGGCGGCCCTGCTCAAGGAATCATTCCGACTCAAGGCCAACCTGTCCGAGATACCGTTTTTCATGAACCTGCCCACACGGGCCGAGGACGACAGTCTCATCTCGGTGCTCTTCGGTTCAGGGTATGTGGAGCCGGATCGCATAACCGGGTCCAACCGGGCATGGCCTTTTGAAAAATCACTGATGATGGGAGCCAGCGTCCGTCAATATATGGTAGACACGTATCAGCGCATCCAATCCGGGCTGTCCACCAAAGGCGCAACCAAGGCACACATCAACTCGGAAGATTTGACCCGCATGGGCAGACGCATTGGCGCGAACTTTTCCAAAAAGAAGCACAAGGTCATGCGAGTGCCATTCATGGATGCCAAGGGGAGTACCTTTCCGATCCTGCATTTCTCCACGGTGAAATCCACGGGCAAGCCCACCATCTGGACCGTCCGCGGCGGCTCATCCATTGAAGCCAAACAGTCTGCCGAGGCCATGCAGATGCTCCACCGGACGCACGACCCGATCCACATCCTCTCCTGGCTTCTTGCCAACCGGATATATCATCCCAAGAGCCTGCTTCAGGCAGACAGGAGCATCGCTCCCATTTCAGTGGCAGACCTGCAAAAAGTCATGGCCACACTCCATGACTTCTTTCCCTTTGAACGCACATTTGAACGGGATATCAATGACGGCCTGAAATCGGAACGGATTACCCGGGCCTTTTTCATTCTCAACCTGACCAGTCCACACGATATCAACCGCATTGAAGAGGCCACCGTCATTTATGCGACCAACTGGGGAGAGATGTTCTGTCGTAGCTTTCAGCGTCCCGGCCAGATGCTTGAAGCCAACGCCACACAATTTCTGACCCAGAAACTGGATCAACCCATCACCGATGCAATAGCATTGGGGCTGTTCATCCCCAGAGGCTCCCAATGCAGAAGGATCAGCCTCGGATAA
- a CDS encoding antibiotic biosynthesis monooxygenase family protein, producing the protein MIAHTPTPPYYAVIFTSMRTIHDDGYSDTANRMLELASTMPGFLGVESARKDVGITVSYWDSLEAIRAWRQHPDHIHAQNEGRGKWYVSFTTRICRVEAESSFLCQSAKK; encoded by the coding sequence ATGATCGCACACACTCCCACACCGCCCTATTATGCAGTCATTTTCACGTCTATGAGAACCATTCATGACGATGGATACAGTGACACCGCCAACCGCATGCTTGAACTCGCATCAACCATGCCCGGATTTCTCGGGGTAGAGTCTGCCCGCAAAGATGTCGGGATCACCGTCTCCTACTGGGACAGCCTGGAGGCCATCCGTGCGTGGAGGCAGCACCCCGACCATATCCACGCCCAAAATGAAGGGCGGGGAAAATGGTATGTATCCTTCACAACGCGCATCTGTCGTGTGGAGGCGGAAAGCTCATTTTTATGCCAATCAGCCAAAAAATAG
- a CDS encoding Na+/H+ antiporter NhaC family protein, giving the protein MRRHIVFTLLCLAAMTLLVDPALAADSSKAANNAASFGMLTLIPPMIAIILAFASKNVVLSLFLGVFSGCFMLDLKGIDIYHAFIAGFLRMSTEILASLADTWNAGIVLQVLAIGGLIALVSKMGGAQAIAEALSKWAKTPRSSQFATWLMGLFIFFDDYANSLTVGPIMRPVTDKLHVSREKLAFIIDATAAPIAGIALISTWVAYEVGLIRDSYQVIGIQANAYGVFVETIPFRFYNIFILVFILFTIWFMREFGPMHKAEVRARTTGKVIGDDAVPMAAEESTSLKPAAHVVPSVWSAILPIGTLIVAAFLGFYFNGYSAIDDETVLAAINASPLSFTSMRTCFGASDASVVLFQAALIASLVAIFMAVIKKVMPIKDAIETFVTGVKSMNITAVILLLAWSLSGIMKELGTATYLVSILSDALPAFLLPTIIFILGSIISFATGTSYGTMGILMPLAIPLSFAMNPDPNFVILNVGSVLTGAIFGDHCSPISDTTILSSMGSSCDHIEHVRTQLFYAVPVALVSIFAGYIPAGLGMPVYVTLPIGTLACAALVRFIGKKV; this is encoded by the coding sequence ATGAGAAGACATATTGTATTCACCCTCTTATGCCTGGCGGCCATGACCTTGCTGGTCGACCCCGCTCTGGCTGCCGACTCGTCCAAAGCAGCGAACAACGCTGCGTCATTCGGCATGCTGACCCTGATTCCACCCATGATTGCCATCATCCTTGCCTTTGCAAGCAAGAACGTTGTCCTTTCGCTCTTTCTCGGAGTCTTCTCCGGCTGTTTCATGCTCGACCTCAAGGGAATAGACATCTACCACGCCTTTATTGCCGGATTCCTGCGCATGTCCACGGAGATTCTCGCCTCCCTGGCCGACACCTGGAATGCCGGTATCGTGCTTCAGGTCCTGGCTATCGGCGGTCTGATTGCGCTGGTCTCAAAAATGGGTGGTGCACAGGCGATTGCCGAAGCCCTGTCCAAATGGGCAAAAACTCCACGCTCCTCGCAGTTCGCCACCTGGCTCATGGGGTTGTTCATTTTCTTCGACGACTACGCCAACTCCCTCACCGTCGGTCCCATCATGCGCCCCGTCACGGACAAACTGCATGTATCCCGCGAAAAACTCGCGTTCATCATTGACGCGACCGCTGCCCCCATTGCAGGTATCGCGCTCATTTCCACCTGGGTCGCCTATGAAGTCGGCCTGATCCGGGACAGCTACCAGGTGATCGGCATACAGGCCAATGCGTATGGCGTGTTTGTCGAGACCATCCCGTTCCGCTTTTACAACATATTCATCCTTGTCTTCATCCTCTTCACCATCTGGTTCATGCGCGAATTCGGCCCCATGCACAAAGCGGAAGTCCGTGCCCGCACGACCGGAAAGGTTATTGGGGATGACGCCGTGCCCATGGCTGCCGAAGAATCCACCAGCCTGAAACCGGCAGCCCACGTTGTCCCATCCGTCTGGTCCGCGATCCTGCCCATCGGCACCTTGATCGTCGCGGCGTTCCTCGGTTTCTATTTCAACGGCTACAGTGCCATTGACGATGAAACGGTACTGGCCGCCATCAACGCGTCCCCACTCAGCTTCACCTCCATGCGCACGTGCTTCGGGGCCTCAGACGCTTCCGTGGTCCTGTTCCAGGCCGCTCTCATCGCCAGCCTGGTTGCCATCTTCATGGCCGTAATCAAGAAAGTCATGCCCATCAAGGATGCCATCGAAACATTTGTCACCGGCGTCAAATCCATGAACATCACAGCGGTCATCCTGCTGTTGGCGTGGTCCCTGTCCGGCATCATGAAAGAGCTCGGGACCGCCACATATCTGGTGTCCATTTTGTCCGACGCACTGCCCGCCTTCCTGCTGCCGACCATCATCTTCATCCTCGGCTCCATCATCTCGTTTGCGACCGGAACATCCTACGGCACCATGGGTATCCTCATGCCGCTGGCCATCCCCCTCTCCTTTGCCATGAACCCGGACCCGAACTTCGTTATCCTCAACGTGGGTTCAGTCCTCACCGGAGCCATCTTCGGTGACCACTGTTCTCCCATCTCGGATACCACCATCCTGTCCTCCATGGGGTCGAGCTGTGACCATATCGAACACGTCCGCACACAGCTCTTCTATGCCGTACCCGTTGCCCTTGTTTCCATCTTCGCCGGATACATTCCGGCAGGACTCGGCATGCCGGTCTATGTGACCCTGCCCATCGGCACGCTGGCTTGTGCCGCGCTGGTCCGCTTCATAGGCAAAAAGGTATAA
- a CDS encoding GNAT family N-acetyltransferase, whose product MRIVPYDQHDPSEIIDLITTIQIDEFGVATSAEKQPDLRDIPYFYQQGAGSFWLAFVDGELAGTIALKDVGGGVCALRKMFVKKAYRGKERGIAAALMATLLDWAGSKGVREIYLGTVDVYHAAHRFYEKSGFMEVTLDQVPDTVPLMDVDLKYYCYRF is encoded by the coding sequence ATGCGTATTGTTCCATACGATCAACACGATCCAAGTGAGATCATTGATCTGATTACGACTATTCAGATTGATGAATTCGGTGTGGCTACATCGGCTGAAAAGCAACCTGACCTGCGTGACATTCCGTATTTCTATCAACAGGGTGCCGGGAGTTTCTGGTTGGCCTTCGTAGATGGCGAGCTGGCTGGCACCATCGCCCTCAAGGACGTGGGGGGCGGAGTCTGCGCCCTGCGAAAGATGTTTGTGAAAAAGGCGTATCGGGGCAAGGAACGGGGAATTGCCGCAGCGCTCATGGCCACGTTGCTTGACTGGGCAGGTTCCAAGGGTGTCCGGGAGATCTATCTTGGCACTGTGGATGTCTATCACGCAGCACATCGTTTTTATGAAAAGAGCGGCTTCATGGAGGTGACGCTGGATCAGGTGCCGGACACCGTGCCGCTCATGGATGTGGATCTGAAATACTATTGTTACCGATTCTAA
- a CDS encoding DNA polymerase III subunit delta': MTLNGDPLAALAGQEHAVQRLNAIAHDPPQSIVIEGGDAESRVALSLYWAMRLNCVSGHAKHHGPCGQCPACKQIMDLAFNDLLFFDGREGLIKVEPVRQLRSTWGQPPNGDGYRVTIFAEAQMFMTEAANALLKSLEEPRPGNVFVLAAPQRERLLETLVSRSWVVTLAWPDKRENEPEISEWTTALVTFWQTKRGWFERTSTKGAVNKDLAMQVVLGMQRELRETLSGSGLTPLSVRLAQQHDPVFLRRLGLVLDEAQNALNTQVPVNPAMVLDWVATRMV, translated from the coding sequence ATGACATTGAACGGTGATCCGCTGGCCGCCCTGGCAGGGCAGGAGCATGCGGTACAACGACTCAATGCCATTGCGCACGACCCTCCACAATCCATTGTTATTGAAGGGGGCGATGCGGAATCCCGCGTCGCTCTCTCTCTGTATTGGGCCATGCGGCTCAACTGCGTGTCCGGACACGCCAAGCACCATGGCCCGTGCGGTCAATGTCCGGCCTGCAAGCAGATCATGGATCTTGCCTTCAACGATCTCCTCTTTTTTGATGGCCGTGAAGGGCTGATCAAGGTGGAACCGGTGCGCCAGTTGCGTAGCACCTGGGGACAGCCGCCCAACGGTGACGGGTATCGTGTGACCATTTTTGCCGAGGCCCAGATGTTCATGACCGAGGCGGCAAACGCCTTGCTCAAATCTCTTGAGGAGCCGCGGCCGGGTAATGTCTTTGTCCTTGCCGCTCCGCAGCGCGAGCGGTTGCTGGAGACGCTGGTGTCCCGATCGTGGGTGGTCACTCTGGCATGGCCCGACAAGCGGGAGAATGAGCCGGAGATATCCGAATGGACCACGGCTCTGGTCACTTTCTGGCAGACCAAACGGGGCTGGTTCGAGCGGACGTCCACCAAGGGGGCGGTCAACAAGGACCTCGCCATGCAGGTGGTGCTCGGCATGCAGCGCGAGTTGCGTGAGACCCTGTCCGGGTCCGGCCTTACGCCCTTGTCAGTCAGGCTGGCTCAACAGCATGATCCGGTCTTTTTGCGTCGTCTGGGCCTTGTTCTTGATGAGGCTCAGAACGCCCTGAATACGCAGGTGCCCGTGAATCCGGCCATGGTGCTGGATTGGGTCGCCACGCGCATGGTGTGA
- a CDS encoding adenylosuccinate synthase: protein MSNIVVFGSQWGDEGKGKIVDMLAEKSDAIVRFQGGNNAGHTLVVDGEQCILHLIPSGVLHPGKKCLIGNGVVLDPVVFCEELDKLAAKGIDVSSSRMMISKKTHIIMPYHRLMDSARETSKSDDGKIGTTGRGIGPCYEDKMNRCGIRAGDFTDPALLKSKIAKALEEKNVLFKHLYGAEPMDAEAVYAEILPVAERLVEYLGDVSSAIQEADVVLFEGAQGTHLDIDHGTYPFVTSSNTVTANAASGAGCSPRELDRIIAIVKAYTTRVGSGPFATELFDADGDYLQAQGHEFGATTGRKRRCGWLDLVVLRESARLNGPTELAITKLDVLSGLKEIKLCTAYEYKGETISYPPQEQNGMAYVAPVYETMPGWDEDITTARSWDELPANAVAYLKRIEEITGVKIGIVSVGPDRVQTF, encoded by the coding sequence ATGTCCAATATAGTGGTTTTCGGTTCCCAGTGGGGAGACGAAGGGAAAGGTAAAATTGTTGATATGCTGGCTGAAAAGTCGGACGCCATTGTCCGTTTTCAGGGTGGCAACAATGCAGGGCATACCCTGGTCGTTGATGGAGAACAGTGCATCCTGCATCTGATCCCCTCAGGTGTACTGCACCCCGGCAAGAAATGTCTTATCGGCAACGGCGTTGTTCTGGACCCCGTGGTCTTCTGCGAAGAACTGGACAAGCTCGCTGCCAAGGGCATCGACGTGTCATCTTCACGCATGATGATCAGCAAGAAGACGCATATCATCATGCCGTATCATCGTCTCATGGACTCGGCCCGCGAGACGTCCAAGTCCGATGACGGAAAGATCGGTACAACCGGTCGCGGCATCGGTCCCTGTTATGAAGACAAGATGAACCGGTGCGGTATCCGCGCAGGTGATTTCACCGACCCGGCGCTGCTCAAGAGCAAGATTGCCAAGGCGCTCGAAGAGAAAAACGTTCTCTTCAAGCATCTGTATGGCGCAGAGCCCATGGACGCGGAAGCCGTGTATGCTGAAATCCTGCCCGTTGCGGAACGTCTCGTCGAATACCTCGGCGATGTCTCTTCTGCCATTCAGGAAGCCGACGTCGTTCTTTTCGAAGGCGCACAGGGCACGCATCTGGATATTGATCATGGCACGTATCCGTTCGTGACCTCCTCCAATACGGTGACTGCCAATGCCGCTTCCGGCGCAGGCTGTTCTCCTCGCGAGCTGGATCGTATCATCGCCATCGTCAAGGCGTACACCACCCGTGTGGGCAGCGGCCCGTTTGCCACGGAACTTTTCGATGCCGACGGAGACTACCTCCAGGCACAAGGCCATGAATTCGGAGCTACCACCGGGCGTAAGCGTCGCTGTGGCTGGCTCGATCTGGTTGTGCTCAGGGAGTCCGCTCGTCTCAATGGTCCCACCGAGCTGGCCATCACCAAGCTCGACGTGCTTTCCGGCCTCAAGGAGATCAAGCTCTGTACCGCATACGAGTACAAGGGCGAGACCATCTCTTACCCGCCGCAGGAGCAGAACGGCATGGCCTATGTCGCGCCGGTCTACGAGACCATGCCTGGCTGGGATGAAGATATCACCACCGCTCGCAGCTGGGATGAACTCCCTGCCAACGCTGTGGCATACCTGAAGCGGATCGAAGAGATCACCGGCGTCAAGATCGGTATCGTCTCTGTCGGCCCTGATCGGGTACAGACCTTTTAA
- a CDS encoding methyl-accepting chemotaxis protein: protein MRILGFSDWKMRTKILSFFVAAIVMVLGGLLGYFLPVVSSSLLEEKKIATQSVVDVAYSVVQYWADQAASGAVSVEEAQDAAKKEIAVFRYKGQEYFWINDMHQVIVVHGAKPALNGKDLSDLKDDNDVYIFREFVKVAKSTGDGFVHYTWPKAGSDKAVPKVSYVKLFKPWNWVIGSGIYVDDVEAQVASLRWQILIPTLVSMLILMGIVWWVIERMVKPMYEVVDVAERMAEGDLRMKIVSRSKDEVGMVTSAMAHMLQSLKQVVGEVRMASEQVAAGSEELSSSSIQMSQGATEQASAVEEVSASMEQMTSSIEQNADNAQTTNSMTNKAAIDTQSGGEAVAKTVDAMKQIAEKITIIEDIARQTNLLALNAAIEAARAGEHGKGFAVVAAEVRKLAERSGTSASEISELSSSSVKVAEEAGELLSKIVPDIQKTAELVQEISAATNEQNEGGTQVNKAIHEMEKVIQENASASEEVASTAEELSAQAVQLQSSMQFFKVDDMSATTTKVVTRPPAKPIAPAAPPLQPENPRLGQSIDMDMDDDEFEKF, encoded by the coding sequence ATGAGGATACTGGGATTTAGTGATTGGAAGATGCGGACCAAGATCCTTAGTTTCTTTGTGGCAGCCATAGTGATGGTTCTGGGTGGACTTTTAGGCTACTTCCTACCTGTAGTCTCCTCTTCCTTGCTGGAGGAGAAGAAGATCGCTACCCAAAGTGTCGTTGATGTCGCGTATAGCGTCGTCCAATACTGGGCGGATCAGGCTGCTTCGGGCGCAGTGAGTGTCGAGGAAGCACAGGATGCGGCCAAGAAGGAAATCGCTGTTTTCCGGTATAAGGGACAGGAGTATTTCTGGATTAATGATATGCATCAGGTCATTGTTGTTCACGGCGCAAAGCCGGCACTCAACGGGAAGGATCTATCCGACCTCAAGGACGATAACGATGTCTATATTTTCCGTGAATTCGTCAAGGTAGCCAAGTCGACGGGTGATGGATTTGTCCATTACACCTGGCCCAAGGCCGGCAGTGACAAGGCCGTGCCCAAGGTCTCATATGTAAAGCTCTTCAAGCCCTGGAACTGGGTCATTGGTAGCGGTATTTATGTAGATGATGTAGAAGCTCAGGTTGCTTCACTTCGTTGGCAGATTCTCATTCCGACGCTGGTCTCCATGCTCATTCTCATGGGCATAGTCTGGTGGGTCATCGAGCGTATGGTCAAGCCGATGTATGAAGTCGTCGACGTAGCCGAGCGTATGGCGGAAGGTGATCTTCGTATGAAGATCGTCTCCAGGAGCAAGGATGAGGTCGGCATGGTGACATCCGCCATGGCCCACATGCTCCAGTCGCTCAAGCAGGTCGTGGGCGAAGTGCGCATGGCCTCCGAGCAGGTGGCTGCGGGCAGTGAAGAACTCTCTTCCTCCTCTATCCAGATGTCTCAGGGAGCCACGGAGCAGGCTTCTGCGGTAGAAGAAGTCTCCGCCTCCATGGAGCAGATGACTTCCTCTATTGAACAGAACGCGGACAACGCCCAGACAACCAACAGCATGACCAACAAGGCGGCCATTGACACCCAGTCCGGTGGCGAAGCCGTGGCCAAGACCGTGGATGCCATGAAGCAGATCGCGGAAAAGATCACCATCATTGAAGACATCGCGCGTCAGACCAACCTGTTGGCACTTAACGCAGCCATCGAAGCCGCCCGTGCCGGCGAACACGGCAAGGGATTCGCGGTTGTGGCAGCCGAGGTTCGCAAGCTGGCCGAACGAAGTGGTACCTCCGCTTCCGAAATCAGCGAGCTGTCCTCCTCAAGCGTCAAGGTTGCGGAAGAAGCGGGTGAACTGTTGTCGAAGATCGTTCCGGATATCCAGAAGACTGCTGAGCTGGTGCAGGAGATTTCTGCTGCTACCAACGAGCAGAATGAAGGCGGGACCCAGGTCAACAAGGCCATCCATGAAATGGAAAAGGTCATCCAGGAAAATGCCTCTGCATCCGAGGAAGTGGCCTCCACCGCAGAAGAGCTGTCAGCTCAGGCCGTGCAGTTGCAGAGTTCCATGCAGTTCTTCAAGGTTGACGATATGTCCGCTACCACGACAAAGGTCGTGACTCGGCCGCCAGCCAAGCCCATCGCGCCTGCGGCACCTCCGCTGCAGCCGGAGAACCCGCGGTTAGGGCAGAGTATTGATATGGATATGGATGACGACGAGTTCGAAAAGTTCTAA